Genomic segment of Sulfitobacter faviae:
CACCCGGTCGGTGTGGATGGCGGCCCCTTGGTGCGAGGCGCAGGCAAGCGCCAGTTGCTCGGTGCTGAGCCCCGCCTTGTCCGCCGCGCCGGAATTGATCAGCGGCAGCGCTTGGATCATCTTGGAGGAAGAGCGCGGCAGAATGACCTTTTCCGGGTCGCCCCAAGCCTCGACGATCTGGCCGCTGGCATCGCAGATCACGGCGTGACCGAAATGCACGCTTTCCAGAAAGGGTCCGCGCCAGATTTCCGCAAAGGGGGCTGCTTTGGTCATGAGGTTCATCCTGTTTCTGGGCGAAAACCTGCCAATCAGGGTTTCGTCGGTCGCGCGTTTGCCGTTATTGTGGTTGGTGTCGAACAGATAACAGACACCCGCAAGAGAGCAACCCGCCCGAGGTTGCCCGGTTGGGGTCTGTGGACGTGTTGAGGTCAAGGACGGCTGGAGGCTGGACAGATGGGAATGATGAAGACATGTGGTCTTGCACTTGGGGCGCTCGCCCTTGTGGCAAGTGGCGCTGTGGCGCAGGAGCAGAGCACCAACCGGGTGGCTGCCAAGACCGACTGGAGCGTCTTTGTAGAAGATAACCCGACAGAATGCTGGGGCGTCTCTACGCCCAAGGAAGTGGTCAACACGCGCGACGGGCGTGTGGTGGCGGTGAACCGGGGCCAGACATTGCTGATGGTATTCTACCGCCCTTCGGCAGAGGCCAAGGGTCAAGTTGCTTTCACCGGCGGCTATCCTTTCGCCTCGGGCTCGACCGTGACGATGAGCATTTCGGGCAATACCTATGAGCTGTTCACCGAAGGCGAATGGGCATGGCCCGCGACAACGGCGGATGACGCCAAGATCATCGCTGCGATGAAACGCGGTGCGGATGCGACGCTGGTCGGCAAGTCTTCGCGCGGGACGCAGACCAAGGACACCTTCTCGCTTCTGGGCTTCACCGCTGCGGTGGAAGATGCGGAGAAGCGCTGCGGGGGGTGAACCTCTGCGATTTGAGAGTTTGGGACGGCCTCGCGTTTGCGGGGCCGTTTTTGTTTGGGGCGAACGTGCCACCCGGGCCCGGGACAAGCCGTAGGCGCCGGGCCATCGCCTGCCCGCCCCCCGGGTAGGCGATTTGGTGAAGCTGTGTGACTTCGCGGGCGCACACCATGGTTGAGGCATGAAGTGGTATCGAAAATATGTTGGTTCGCCGACCCGCGGGCAAGCGATGGCCCTTGCAGGAAAAAGCCGCGGCTTCCTTTCGGGAGCCGCGGCGCATAGTGCGGTAGCTATGTAAGCCTTAGGCCGCCCGCGAGAGCGGCGCCGCCACCTCTTCCTCGATAAACGCGCCATGCAGCGCCTTGATCACTGGTTGCAGGCTTTCCCGCTCGACGATGAACTGCACATCCACGTTGCGTGGCCCTTGGCTCGCGCCGATCGCCGTCTCGCCGGCCTCGGCGATGGCCACAAGGCCCCGTTGCAACACCGACAAGCCGTTCAGATCGCGCCCGATGACCGAGGCCATGGAAAGTGTGCGGGTGGTGATCTCGGCGGTGGGATAAATCTCGGCCAGATCCTTCTCCACCCGGCGCATCGTTTTCAGCGAAGCGTCCAGATAATGGGTGATCGTATTGGCGTTCGAGACCTTCGAGACGATCCGCACGTTGTGACGTGTCAGAACGTCGAGGATCGCGGTGTCATAGCCTTTGACGCCGACCATGTCCTGCTCGAACAACTCCAGCGTGACGATGTCGAGACCGGTCACGATTTCCACCGCGGGCGCCTCGGCCTGACGGTCGTCGATCAGGGTGCCGGGGTCTTCGGGCTCGAAGGCGTTGGTCACGCGCAGCGGCACGTCGGCCTGGCGCAGGGTCTTGGCTGCCTTGGGGTGAATCGCCTCCATCCCCATGTTCGACAGCTGATCCGCCACGTCGTAGTTCGTGCGACCGATCTTCTTGACAGCATGCTCGCCGACCAGTTTCGGGTCACAGGACGACAGGTGGAATTCCTTGTGAATGATCGCCTCGCGCGCGCCGGTGAGAGCGGCGAGCTTGGAGAAGGTCACCTCGGAATAGCCGCGGTCGAACTCGCGCATCAGGCCTTCGGCGCATTGCGCATAGCCTGTGACGATGGGCATTTCCGTATGAGGGTCGATGCCCTCCATCGCCTGCGCGATGCGCTCATCGAGCGTCACGTTGCCCTCGTCACGCCACCCCGAGAGGTCAACGAAACGGGCGTTCACGCCAGCGCGCTGGAGCAGGATTGTGGTGACGAATGCGGAATGCGCCTCGCCCAGACCGGACAGCAACTCGCGAATTTGCAACATGTGTTCCGACAGGCGGAAGTGGCCATAGGCGCAAAGGCGCTGCAGGTCGATCAGGCAGTTGCGGGCGCCATGGGTGCGTTCGGACACAAAGGCGTCGGCCTGTTCGATGTCACCGGGATGCTCCAGCACCTCGCGGTGCACGCGCTGCATCTCGGCCGAGACGCGGGTCAGCGCCTCGTGCCAGCCGTGATCGTTGCTGGCATTGGCCAAATGGGCGTAAACGCCCGGCTCGCCGGATTTCTTGTGCTCCAGCAACAGGTTCGTGATCCCGCCAAAGGCGGAGACCACGAAGACGCGCCCATAGATGTCCGCGCCCTTACGGTCACCGACAAAGAGCGTATCTTTGAGTTGGTTCACGCGGGACATGGACGTCCCGCCGATTTTTTCGACAGTGTGGGACGGTTGAGTCATAAAACTTAAGCGACCTCCTCGGCAGGCGCATAGGAACCATCTTCGCGGTGCACTTCGTTGCCGGTGACCGGCGGGTTGAAGCAGCACGCCATGTGCAGTTCTTCCTCTGCGCGCAGGGTGTGTTTGTCGTTCAGGTTCAGGGCGTACATGACGCCGGGGGTGATCTCATGCGTCTCGCCGGTGGCAAGATCGGTGATCGAGCCTTTGCCCTTCATGCAATAGACGCTCTCGAAGTGATGCTTGTAGTGGAACGTGTGTTCCGACCCGGCCTCAAGCACGGTGATGTGGAAGGAAAACCCCATCCCGTCATCGGCCAGAAGCATCCGTGTGGAGGTCCATTTCGCATCCGCCACGTGACGGTCTGTGCCCTGAAGTTTGTTAAAATCGCGTACAATCATCGGTATTACTCCGCTGCCAGTTTCATGTTGCCCGTCACATCGCGGGTCGCTTGAAGAAGGATATCAAAGCCTTCGCGCATAACCTTCTCCGGCGTGGTGAGCGGGGCAAGATATTTTACGATCTCGTCGTTCGCACCCGATGTTTCGATCACGAGGCCCAATTCATAGGCGCGCGCGCAGATCGCACCGGCCAGTTCGCCCGAGCCGACATCGACGCCCTGCATCAGGCCGCGGCCTTTCAGTGTGGCGCCGTCGACCAGATCGGCCACATCCTTAAGCGCGGTGGTCAGCAGCACGGCTTTCTCGGCCAGCGACTTTTCGAAGGTGTCATCGGACCAGAACTTCTCAATCGCGACGCGGGCGGTAACGAAGGCATGGGTATTGCCCCGGAAGGTGCCGTTGTGCTCGGCGGGCTTCCAGATGTCATGCTCCGGCGCGATCAGCAGGGCCGCGAAGGGCAGGCCAAAGCCGGAAAGCGATTTCGCTTGGGTGATCATGTCGGGCTTGATGCCGGAGGCCTCAAAGGAGAAGAAGCACCCCGAGCGGCCACAGCCCGCCTGAATGTCGTCGACGATCAGCAGCGCGCCATGCTTGCGGGCGATTTTTTCGATGCCTTGCATCCATGCGTCGGAGGCCGCGTTCAACCCGCCTTCGCCTTGGATCGGCTCAAAGATAAAGGCCGCGGGGGCGTCGATGCCCGACGACGGGTTCGACAGCATCGCGTCGATCATCTCAAGCGTGTCCACGTTCTCGCCCAATGCGCCTTCGAAGGGCATGTGGGTGACATCGGCCAACGAGCCGCCACCCGCGCCGCCGCGCTTGCCTTTGTTGCCAGTGAGCGCCAGCGCACCCATGGTCATGCCGTGGAAGCCGTTGGTGAAGGAAATCACGTTGGTCCGGCCCGTCACCTTGCGCGCCAGCTTAATCGCGGCTTCGACGGCATTGGTGCCGGTCGGGCCGGTCATCATGACCTTATAGTCCATGCCGCGCGGCTTGAGGATCTTCTCCTCATAGGCTTCGAGGAAGGCCGCCTTAGTCTCGCTATGAAAGTCGAGGCCGTGGGCGATGCCATCAGCGGTGATATGCTCCACCAGCGCCTGTTTCATGTCCGGGTCGTTGTGCCCGTAGTTCAGCGAGGAGCAGCCGGCGAGGAAGTCGATGTAGCGGTTGCCTTCGCCATCGAACATTTCCGAGCCGCTGGCGCGGGTGAAAACGGCGTTCATGCCACGGCAGTAGGAGCGCGCTTCGCTCTCGCGGCGGGTAAAGATGGTCGTGTTCTGTGCCATATCCTTAGGCATAGGAATTCCTTTCTCTTCTAGAGAGTCTGTCGTGTGAATTGTCAGCTGCGGTTTACGCGGCGCGTTTCAGTGCGGCGGCCTCGGGCAGCGTGATCGTCACCATATGTTCGGTGTCATGCGCGCCCTCGAAGTGGGCGTCTTTGGTAAAGTGGGGCGCATCAGAAAGATCGCCGCCGATGTGGTTCGCAAAGCTGCGGAACAGCCCCCAAGAGGCGTCGTTGTCGCGGGTGATCGTGGTTTTGAGGGTCTTGGCGTCCTCGGTCTCATCCCGGTTCACCAGTTCCATCAGCATGGTTTTCCCCAGACCAAGGCCGCGGGCCTTGGGGCTGACGGCGACCTGCCAGACAAAGAAAGCATCTTGGGCCGGGATCATATGGCCGGAGATCCAGCCCACGATATCACCGTCCAACTCGGCCACCACGCAGGTGTCGCGGAAGTGGTCGGCTTGGATCAGGTTCGCATAGAGCGAATTTTCGTCGAGCGGTTTACAGTCGCGAATCAACCGCCAGATGGCGGCTCCGTCCTCGGCATTGGGCTTGCGCAGCTTGGGTGTGCGGGCTTTTTTCATGTCGAGTTTATTCTGCATCCGTTCGTGGCTCCCTGATTGTTTCGATAGACTAAATAAGTCATGCGCGGTAATACTTCAACAATCAAAGCAAATTACTTCAAAATGCGCTTATAGCGTGCTTTAAGCGCCATAGAACTGTGCATATTTGTTTCGTTTTCCGAACGAAATTAGGCGGCTTCGCTTAGCTATACTAAGCGATCAGGCAGGTTTTGAGCGATTGCTGAGAATGCCGCCAATGTGCAATGATGCACCATGACGCAGAAACATCCCGACCGGGTCGACGAAAGTCTGATCGCTTTGCGCCGCATTTTGCGGGCCACCGAACTCTATGCGCGCGATCTGGCGCAGGCCGCGGGGGTGACCCCTGCGCAGCTGCGCGTTTTGCAGATCGTGGGAGAGAAGAAAGACCCGACGGCCAAGACCCTCGCCAACCAGATGGGGGTGAGCCAAGCCACCGTGACCGCCTTGGTCGACAAGCTGGTGGCGCGCAGCTTGGTCTCGCGCCAGCCCTCGGCGCAGGACCGTCGGCAGACCAACATCACCTTGACCGCCCAAGGCGAGGATGTGTTGGAAGAAGCCCCCGATGCGCTGCAACAGCGCTACGTCCGCGCCTTTGCGGATCTGGCCGATTGGGAGCAGGCGCAGCTGGTGTCGTCGTTGGAGCGTGTGGCGGCGATGCTGAACGTGGACAGTCTGGATGCCGCGCCGGTTCTCGCGACGGGGGAATTGCGGACAAGCAAGAAGACCTATTGAGCGCGGTCCCAGACCTCGGCGGCCAAACCCTTTTGCAAATCGCGCCTTTTCTTATATAGAGACCCATCCCTAGCCAGTGAGTCTTTGAAATGTCCGCTTCCGCGCCCATCACCCAAGACGTGATGACCCTTCCCCGTAAGCTGCCCGATGGGCCGATCAACCTTGTCGGCTTGACCCGCGACGCCATGCGCGACGCGCTGATCGCCCATGGCACGCCCGAGAAACAAGCGAAGATGCGTGTGGGGCAGATTTGGCAGTGGATCTACCAGTGGGGCGTGCGGGATTTCGACGCGATGACCAACCTCGCCAAGGGCTACCGCGCTCAATTGGCTGAGAAATTCGTGATCGAAGTGCCCGAGGTGGTGACCCGTGCGGTCAGCGAGGATGGCACCCGCAAATACCTCGTGCGGATCGCGGGCGGTCATGAGGTCGAGGTGGTTTATATCCCCGAAGAGGGGCGCGGCACGCTTTGTGTCTCTAGCCAAGTGGGCTGCACGCTGACTTG
This window contains:
- a CDS encoding invasion associated locus B family protein, which translates into the protein MMKTCGLALGALALVASGAVAQEQSTNRVAAKTDWSVFVEDNPTECWGVSTPKEVVNTRDGRVVAVNRGQTLLMVFYRPSAEAKGQVAFTGGYPFASGSTVTMSISGNTYELFTEGEWAWPATTADDAKIIAAMKRGADATLVGKSSRGTQTKDTFSLLGFTAAVEDAEKRCGG
- a CDS encoding aspartate kinase; the protein is MTQPSHTVEKIGGTSMSRVNQLKDTLFVGDRKGADIYGRVFVVSAFGGITNLLLEHKKSGEPGVYAHLANASNDHGWHEALTRVSAEMQRVHREVLEHPGDIEQADAFVSERTHGARNCLIDLQRLCAYGHFRLSEHMLQIRELLSGLGEAHSAFVTTILLQRAGVNARFVDLSGWRDEGNVTLDERIAQAMEGIDPHTEMPIVTGYAQCAEGLMREFDRGYSEVTFSKLAALTGAREAIIHKEFHLSSCDPKLVGEHAVKKIGRTNYDVADQLSNMGMEAIHPKAAKTLRQADVPLRVTNAFEPEDPGTLIDDRQAEAPAVEIVTGLDIVTLELFEQDMVGVKGYDTAILDVLTRHNVRIVSKVSNANTITHYLDASLKTMRRVEKDLAEIYPTAEITTRTLSMASVIGRDLNGLSVLQRGLVAIAEAGETAIGASQGPRNVDVQFIVERESLQPVIKALHGAFIEEEVAAPLSRAA
- a CDS encoding ectoine synthase, with the protein product MIVRDFNKLQGTDRHVADAKWTSTRMLLADDGMGFSFHITVLEAGSEHTFHYKHHFESVYCMKGKGSITDLATGETHEITPGVMYALNLNDKHTLRAEEELHMACCFNPPVTGNEVHREDGSYAPAEEVA
- the ectB gene encoding diaminobutyrate--2-oxoglutarate transaminase, with protein sequence MPKDMAQNTTIFTRRESEARSYCRGMNAVFTRASGSEMFDGEGNRYIDFLAGCSSLNYGHNDPDMKQALVEHITADGIAHGLDFHSETKAAFLEAYEEKILKPRGMDYKVMMTGPTGTNAVEAAIKLARKVTGRTNVISFTNGFHGMTMGALALTGNKGKRGGAGGGSLADVTHMPFEGALGENVDTLEMIDAMLSNPSSGIDAPAAFIFEPIQGEGGLNAASDAWMQGIEKIARKHGALLIVDDIQAGCGRSGCFFSFEASGIKPDMITQAKSLSGFGLPFAALLIAPEHDIWKPAEHNGTFRGNTHAFVTARVAIEKFWSDDTFEKSLAEKAVLLTTALKDVADLVDGATLKGRGLMQGVDVGSGELAGAICARAYELGLVIETSGANDEIVKYLAPLTTPEKVMREGFDILLQATRDVTGNMKLAAE
- the ectA gene encoding diaminobutyrate acetyltransferase, whose protein sequence is MQNKLDMKKARTPKLRKPNAEDGAAIWRLIRDCKPLDENSLYANLIQADHFRDTCVVAELDGDIVGWISGHMIPAQDAFFVWQVAVSPKARGLGLGKTMLMELVNRDETEDAKTLKTTITRDNDASWGLFRSFANHIGGDLSDAPHFTKDAHFEGAHDTEHMVTITLPEAAALKRAA
- a CDS encoding MarR family winged helix-turn-helix transcriptional regulator, whose translation is MTQKHPDRVDESLIALRRILRATELYARDLAQAAGVTPAQLRVLQIVGEKKDPTAKTLANQMGVSQATVTALVDKLVARSLVSRQPSAQDRRQTNITLTAQGEDVLEEAPDALQQRYVRAFADLADWEQAQLVSSLERVAAMLNVDSLDAAPVLATGELRTSKKTY